The following are encoded in a window of Amphibacillus xylanus NBRC 15112 genomic DNA:
- the mutS gene encoding DNA mismatch repair protein MutS produces MTKYTPMIEQYLKIKAQHKDSFLFFRLGDFYELFFDDAVKAARELEITLTSRDGGGKERIPMCGVPHHSATNYIKNLVEKGYKVAICEQVEDPKEAKGVVKREVVQLITPGTVMDGVMLDEKENNYLASLANFDEDTYSIVYIDLSTGETSGALVTTGWAQVLNELYNRPVKEVIISPQLPELKRQSLIDRLNITISYGEQTELKASYDHLVERIDSKQIITGFSQLISYLEMTQKRALDHIKPLKVIELHQYLGLDMYSKRNLELTETIIKKTKKGSLLWVLDQTVTAMGARKLKSFLERPLLNQSAIEKRYQFVDGLMADYIQREELREHLKSIYDLERLCGRVAFGNVNARDLLQLKISLTKVPAIKEVLAKFSEIEIVNLSQALDPITDLKLLLEKSLADDPPLTIKEGNIIRDGFNEELDKYRDASRNGKQWIAELENQEKEATGIKSLKIGYNRIFGYYIEVTKANLHLLPEGKYERKQTLSNAERFITPELKEKENLILSAEEKSIELEYQLFLKLREQVLEYIPRLQKLADQISQLDVFQSFATISEQQGYCRPQLTTDGKVEIIKGRHPVVEKVMNDTTYVPNDVYLDQDNQILLITGPNMSGKSTYMRQVALIVIMAQIGCFVPADKAVLPIFDKIFTRIGASDDLVGGQSTFMVEMLEAKHALTYATKNSLILLDEIGRGTSTYDGMAIAQAIMEYVHDHIGAKTLFSTHYHELTSLSEQLTRLKNVHVRAEEFEGRVVFLHQIRKGPADKSYGIHVAKLAELPDVLIERANVILEQLEQNKQSEINTSQSDQLSFFVNEAVEQERPIEQSAVEKKLKSINIMELTPIEALNELYRLQQLLNKED; encoded by the coding sequence ATGACTAAATATACGCCGATGATTGAGCAATATTTAAAAATTAAAGCACAGCACAAAGACAGTTTTCTGTTTTTTAGATTGGGAGATTTTTACGAATTATTCTTCGATGATGCCGTTAAAGCAGCTCGAGAATTAGAGATTACATTGACTAGTCGTGATGGTGGTGGGAAAGAACGGATTCCAATGTGCGGCGTCCCACACCATTCTGCAACAAATTACATTAAAAATTTAGTGGAAAAAGGCTATAAAGTTGCTATCTGTGAGCAAGTAGAAGATCCAAAAGAGGCTAAAGGCGTCGTCAAAAGAGAAGTTGTTCAGTTAATTACGCCAGGAACAGTGATGGACGGTGTTATGCTAGATGAGAAAGAAAATAATTATTTAGCTAGTTTAGCTAATTTTGATGAAGATACATATTCAATAGTCTACATTGATTTATCAACTGGTGAGACGAGTGGTGCGCTTGTTACGACAGGTTGGGCTCAAGTATTAAATGAGTTATATAATCGTCCAGTAAAAGAAGTCATTATTTCACCTCAATTACCAGAATTAAAAAGACAAAGTTTGATTGATCGTTTAAATATCACCATTTCATATGGAGAGCAAACAGAATTAAAAGCGTCATATGACCATTTAGTTGAACGAATCGATAGTAAACAGATCATAACGGGCTTCAGTCAACTCATTAGCTACTTAGAAATGACACAAAAAAGAGCACTAGATCATATTAAACCGCTAAAAGTTATTGAACTTCATCAATATCTTGGTCTTGATATGTACTCAAAACGTAACCTAGAGCTAACAGAAACGATTATTAAAAAAACTAAAAAGGGTAGTTTATTATGGGTGCTTGATCAAACTGTAACCGCAATGGGCGCAAGAAAGTTAAAGTCATTCTTAGAACGTCCTCTCTTAAATCAGTCAGCGATCGAAAAACGCTATCAATTTGTAGATGGTTTAATGGCAGATTACATTCAACGAGAAGAATTACGTGAGCACTTAAAATCTATCTATGACTTAGAGCGATTATGTGGAAGGGTTGCATTTGGAAATGTTAATGCACGTGATCTCTTACAATTAAAAATCTCTTTAACAAAGGTACCAGCAATTAAAGAGGTATTAGCAAAATTTTCAGAGATAGAAATAGTCAATCTAAGTCAAGCTCTCGATCCGATTACTGATTTAAAGCTATTGCTCGAGAAGAGTCTAGCAGATGATCCACCATTAACGATTAAAGAAGGTAACATTATTCGCGATGGATTTAATGAAGAATTAGATAAGTATCGAGATGCGTCGAGAAATGGTAAACAGTGGATCGCAGAGCTAGAAAATCAAGAAAAAGAAGCAACCGGAATTAAATCATTAAAAATTGGTTATAACAGAATCTTTGGCTATTACATTGAAGTAACTAAAGCAAATCTACATCTTTTACCTGAAGGGAAATATGAGCGTAAGCAAACATTGTCAAATGCAGAGCGCTTTATTACCCCAGAGCTAAAAGAAAAAGAAAACTTAATTTTGTCAGCAGAAGAAAAAAGTATCGAACTTGAGTATCAATTATTCCTTAAATTGCGAGAACAGGTACTTGAATATATTCCACGCTTACAAAAGCTAGCTGATCAGATTAGTCAATTAGATGTATTTCAAAGCTTTGCTACGATTAGTGAGCAGCAAGGCTACTGTCGACCACAATTAACAACTGACGGTAAAGTTGAAATTATTAAAGGAAGACACCCTGTCGTTGAAAAAGTCATGAATGATACAACATACGTTCCAAACGATGTCTATTTAGATCAAGACAATCAAATATTACTTATTACAGGACCTAACATGTCAGGAAAGAGTACGTATATGCGACAGGTCGCTTTAATTGTGATTATGGCCCAAATCGGCTGTTTTGTCCCAGCAGATAAAGCGGTATTACCGATTTTTGATAAAATATTTACTCGAATTGGTGCATCAGATGATTTAGTTGGTGGACAGAGTACATTCATGGTAGAAATGTTAGAAGCAAAACACGCATTAACTTATGCAACAAAGAACAGTTTAATTTTGTTAGATGAAATTGGACGTGGGACAAGCACTTATGATGGTATGGCGATAGCACAAGCAATTATGGAATATGTCCATGATCATATTGGTGCTAAAACATTATTCTCTACTCACTATCATGAATTAACGAGTCTATCTGAGCAATTAACAAGGTTGAAAAATGTTCATGTTCGCGCTGAGGAATTTGAAGGCCGTGTTGTGTTTTTACACCAAATAAGAAAAGGTCCAGCAGATAAGAGCTACGGTATACATGTCGCTAAATTAGCAGAATTACCAGATGTCTTAATTGAAAGAGCGAATGTTATTTTGGAACAACTAGAACAAAATAAACAATCGGAAATAAATACGAGTCAATCAGATCAGTTAAGCTTTTTTGTCAATGAGGCCGTTGAACAAGAACGCCCAATAGAACAATCAGCGGTTGAGAAGAAGCTTAAATCAATTAACATTATGGAATTAACACCAATTGAAGCGTTAAATGAACTTTATCGATTACAACAGCTGCTAAATAAGGAGGACTAA
- a CDS encoding ISLre2 family transposase has product MEKNIIKYPNLKQIEQLVWRQLQETFGFVMKQVLEDMDQQIADERDKKRYRLIDKRKFNIASLFGEIELYRNYYLDRSTGEYVYLLDRYLEFEEAGSFSPLIEEAAIELAVKGRSYRNAANTLQTLLGYRVISHEAIRQHLLEVTCKPKKREPILQPVLFVEVDGLFVKRQGKWKKGKEEKIAAVHQGWEVNGKRVSLKNKRHFIHKGKQPFWEAFEDFLIENFEYDPTFHKLVINGDGANWITSCREYFKGRVFFSLDRFHVAREVKSIFSKHPRYRSIRKALAAYKYKTFLTELNSAVGTLEDEEKEERLVSFIRQLEKYPEALGDYRIWLKEQGIDTTGMRPMGSAEGTMSVFAKRLKNGRSWSDKGVSAMGTALVAFLDNLSLKTLFGRIDKWTEIELEKKPPRHYKEKVKRTIGQVTRDNLMYLKGKANIPIYNVLKELSGF; this is encoded by the coding sequence ATGGAAAAGAATATCATAAAATACCCAAATTTAAAACAAATTGAGCAATTGGTTTGGAGACAATTACAAGAAACCTTTGGTTTCGTTATGAAACAGGTCTTGGAGGATATGGACCAACAGATTGCCGATGAACGTGATAAAAAGCGCTATCGTCTTATTGATAAAAGAAAGTTTAATATAGCTAGTCTCTTTGGTGAGATTGAATTATATCGCAATTATTACCTTGACCGATCAACTGGGGAATATGTCTATCTTCTTGATCGTTATCTAGAGTTTGAGGAGGCCGGTTCTTTTAGTCCATTGATTGAGGAAGCTGCCATTGAGCTAGCTGTTAAGGGTCGCTCCTATCGAAATGCAGCTAATACATTACAAACTCTATTAGGTTACCGGGTTATCAGTCATGAGGCAATTCGTCAACACCTATTAGAGGTTACGTGTAAACCTAAAAAGCGTGAACCTATACTCCAACCCGTCTTATTTGTAGAAGTAGATGGTTTATTTGTAAAACGCCAAGGTAAATGGAAAAAGGGAAAAGAAGAGAAAATAGCAGCTGTCCATCAAGGATGGGAAGTCAATGGAAAACGGGTTAGCCTTAAGAACAAACGTCATTTTATTCACAAAGGAAAGCAACCCTTTTGGGAGGCTTTTGAGGACTTTCTAATTGAAAACTTCGAATATGACCCGACTTTTCACAAGCTGGTTATAAATGGAGATGGTGCCAACTGGATTACATCCTGTCGTGAGTATTTTAAAGGTCGTGTATTCTTTTCTCTTGATCGCTTTCATGTGGCACGAGAGGTTAAGAGTATATTCAGTAAGCATCCTCGTTATCGGTCCATTCGTAAAGCCCTTGCGGCATACAAATACAAAACGTTCTTAACAGAGCTTAACAGTGCCGTAGGAACGCTTGAGGATGAGGAGAAGGAGGAACGACTTGTGTCGTTTATCCGCCAATTAGAAAAATATCCAGAAGCATTGGGAGATTATAGAATATGGTTAAAAGAACAGGGAATTGATACAACTGGTATGCGTCCAATGGGAAGCGCAGAGGGAACCATGAGTGTGTTTGCCAAAAGACTAAAAAATGGCCGTAGTTGGTCGGATAAAGGTGTAAGTGCCATGGGCACTGCATTAGTGGCCTTCTTGGATAATTTGTCCCTAAAGACTTTATTCGGGCGAATAGATAAATGGACAGAAATCGAGCTGGAAAAGAAACCACCAAGACATTATAAAGAAAAGGTTAAAAGAACCATTGGTCAGGTTACCAGAGACAATCTTATGTACCTAAAAGGAAAGGCAAATATTCCGATATACAACGTGTTAAAGGAGTTATCTGGTTTTTAA
- a CDS encoding outer spore coat protein CotE produces the protein MSFLDQDYREIITKAVIGKGRKFNEDTHIVNPTHQPSSILGCWIINHLYNAKRKGEDKVEVNGSYDINVWYSYNDHTKTEVVTERVTYTDVIDLSARDKQTVGNKVDVYAKVLQQPKSTSCTIDKATNKIKTEVEREFLVEVIGDTKVSVRVDPTATLGSDDDDWIDELTDEELINLDPELE, from the coding sequence ATGTCATTTTTGGATCAAGACTATCGTGAAATAATTACCAAAGCGGTAATTGGTAAAGGTCGTAAGTTTAACGAAGATACACATATTGTAAATCCAACACATCAACCATCAAGTATTTTGGGCTGCTGGATCATTAATCATTTATATAATGCTAAACGTAAAGGTGAAGACAAGGTAGAAGTTAATGGTAGCTACGATATTAATGTTTGGTATTCATACAATGACCATACAAAAACAGAAGTTGTCACAGAACGAGTCACTTATACAGACGTGATTGATTTATCAGCAAGAGATAAGCAAACAGTTGGAAATAAAGTTGATGTCTATGCAAAAGTATTGCAACAGCCAAAATCTACATCATGCACAATCGACAAAGCCACAAATAAAATTAAAACAGAAGTTGAACGCGAATTCTTAGTAGAAGTTATCGGTGATACTAAAGTATCTGTTCGGGTTGATCCAACAGCAACACTTGGTAGTGACGATGACGATTGGATTGATGAATTAACTGATGAAGAGTTAATCAATTTAGACCCAGAATTAGAATGA
- a CDS encoding RicAFT regulatory complex protein RicA family protein encodes MAYSKEEILNKVEEITNRLDQLEEVERYKALEARLNENQKVKDLIEEIKKLQKQAVNLQAYGKVNAVKEIDQKIDAIQAEIDAIPIVDEFKSTQVVVNDLLQTLMSNIDVKVNEKFRAIE; translated from the coding sequence ATGGCTTATTCAAAAGAAGAAATCTTAAATAAAGTAGAAGAAATTACAAATCGATTAGATCAATTAGAAGAGGTTGAACGATATAAAGCACTAGAAGCAAGATTAAATGAGAATCAAAAAGTAAAAGACCTCATTGAAGAGATTAAAAAACTACAAAAACAAGCAGTTAACTTACAAGCTTATGGGAAAGTTAATGCGGTGAAGGAAATAGATCAGAAGATTGATGCTATTCAAGCTGAAATTGATGCAATTCCTATCGTCGATGAGTTTAAATCAACTCAAGTTGTCGTCAATGACCTATTACAAACGTTAATGTCAAATATCGATGTCAAAGTGAATGAAAAGTTTAGAGCGATTGAATAG